AACGGCTGATGTGCTTCTTGAAATGGGTATCAGTTATTTTAAATTAGAGAAGTACGAATATGCTGAAGAAAGTTATAGAAATGCTCTTAATCTATATAAAAACACCAAAGACCACATTGGTGAAGCTTATTCTTTAGTAGGTATTGCGGATGTTCTGGAAAAAAAAGAAAGGCACGAAGAAGCCCGTAGAATATATCGACAAGCAATACACAAGTTCCGAAAAGAAGAATCTTATGATAAAGAAGCCATGGTCATATCTCACCTGGCAGAAAGTTTTGAAGCCCAGGGCGCTTTGCAGGATGCCATTTATGAACACGAAAGATCCATTGAAATTTATCACAAAGCCGGGAAAAAAGCTGAAGAAGCTAAAATCACGACTTTAAAAGAAGTTTTGGAGAAAAAATTCTCAAAAGTGAAGCCCACCCGGATTGAAGCTATTTCTCTATTTATTTATTTAGCACTTTTAATACTATCAGAAATACTGACCACTTATTCCAATATGAAAGTTGGTCTTTTTATTCATTCAGCTATTCTATTTGCTTTATTGATCCAGTCCTCATTGACTGATAGATATACTTTTGCAGCACTACTGCGTTCCATGATGATCTTACCCATGATACGAATTATTGGTTTATCCATGCCTATCATGCAGATTGATCCATTATACTGGTTCCCTATAATCGCTATCCCTCTTTTTGCCGCTACTGCAGTTTTAATGAGATTGCAGGGTATTAGTCGGAGGAGAATAGGTATAATTTGGGGTAAAATACCGGTTCAGATTCTAATTGCACTCACAGGAATTGTTTTGGGTTATATTGAATACCAGATATTAACACCCGACCCCCTCATCCCTACCTTTAATTTAGTCAATTTAATTAGTGGTTTCATTATCATTACCCTGGCCACTGGTTTAGCAGAAGAACTTTTATTTAGGGGTATTGTTCAGAAAAATGCAGAAGACGTGCTGGGTATGTTTTTAGGACTACTTTACACTGCACTGTTATTTACAAGTCTTCACGTTGGATGGGAATCTAGTATTGATTTAATATTCGTATTTTCTGTGGCTATGTTCTATGGTTATGCATTCCAAAAAACCAGGAGTCTATTAGGAATAACATTATCCCACGGAATATCCAATACTGTTTTATTCTTGATAATGCCATTTGTAATCTAATAAATCATTGATTAATGGTATAAATACCAATTCCTTTTTTTAGATAATAATAAGAAAATTA
The nucleotide sequence above comes from Methanobacterium alcaliphilum. Encoded proteins:
- a CDS encoding tetratricopeptide repeat protein encodes the protein MVVTEAQNKLQNGIELSQNGKQLEALQEFQKALEMFTEAKEITKTADVLLEMGISYFKLEKYEYAEESYRNALNLYKNTKDHIGEAYSLVGIADVLEKKERHEEARRIYRQAIHKFRKEESYDKEAMVISHLAESFEAQGALQDAIYEHERSIEIYHKAGKKAEEAKITTLKEVLEKKFSKVKPTRIEAISLFIYLALLILSEILTTYSNMKVGLFIHSAILFALLIQSSLTDRYTFAALLRSMMILPMIRIIGLSMPIMQIDPLYWFPIIAIPLFAATAVLMRLQGISRRRIGIIWGKIPVQILIALTGIVLGYIEYQILTPDPLIPTFNLVNLISGFIIITLATGLAEELLFRGIVQKNAEDVLGMFLGLLYTALLFTSLHVGWESSIDLIFVFSVAMFYGYAFQKTRSLLGITLSHGISNTVLFLIMPFVI